In Anopheles cruzii chromosome X, idAnoCruzAS_RS32_06, whole genome shotgun sequence, one genomic interval encodes:
- the LOC128274539 gene encoding gamma-aminobutyric acid receptor-associated protein, which produces MKFQYKEEHPFEKRKAEGDKIRRKYPDRVPVIVEKAPKARIDDLDKKKYLVPSDLTVGQFYFLIRKRIHLRPEDALFFFVNNVIPPTSATMGSLYHEHHEEDYFLYIAYSDENVYGSN; this is translated from the coding sequence ATGAAATTCCAGTACAAGGAGGAGCACCCTTTCGAGAAGCGGAAGGCCGAGGGCGACAAAATTCGTCGCAAATACCCGGACCGTGTGCCCGTTATTGTCGAGAAGGCGCCAAAAGCCCGGATCGATGATCTCGACAAGAAAAAGTATCTCGTGCCATCGGATCTGACCGTCGGTCAGTTTTACTTCCTCATCCGTAAGCGAATCCATTTGCGCCCAGAGGACGCACTCTTTTTCTTCGTCAACAACGTGATTCCACCGACGTCGGCCACCATGGGTTCGCTGTACCACGAACATCACGAGGAGGACTATTTTCTGTACATCGCCTACTCGGATGAAAATGTCTACGGTAGCAACTGA